The following proteins are encoded in a genomic region of Cardinium endosymbiont of Culicoides punctatus:
- a CDS encoding PD-(D/E)XK nuclease family transposase yields MIGKFLDPKNDFAFKKIFGTEKHKDILIHFLNDVLEFSDGA; encoded by the coding sequence ATGATAGGTAAATTTTTAGATCCCAAAAATGACTTCGCATTTAAGAAAATATTTGGAACAGAAAAGCACAAAGACATACTCATTCATTTCTTAAATGATGTATTAGAATTTTCAGATGGAGCCAT